A single Lathamus discolor isolate bLatDis1 chromosome 16, bLatDis1.hap1, whole genome shotgun sequence DNA region contains:
- the LOC136022788 gene encoding lysophosphatidic acid receptor 6-like, with the protein MLDVPPAEIMAGISWTEGVSNETDANSSAEFHLEADFQYSLFTVIYSFVFVLGLIENVLALYLLSCRVKHTSHSYVYMINLVLVDTLFVCVLPFKIHYHLNGNNWIFGDIACRISGTLYYINICLSIAFFTCICVDRYIAVLHPFTYIQIKVIHYVVVVTVLWVIALSIMVPLILGGPLHNRGVGNTVACFENFATSSWTSRMTTYNILALVFGFVIPFSIILISYPLIAKRISRIKSSIHKRKALSTVYIILVICTLCFLPYHLTHLLHFLMRIQVIQNKAFASLIYKMRKVTLALVSFNCCLNPFLYYFNSSSKQWHFSFKLRSRSQVVFTICDQKLGESSYVYKLHQRHGDGK; encoded by the coding sequence ATGTTGGATGTCCCTCCAGCAGAAATCATGGCAGGCATTTCCTGGACTGAAGGAGTCTCCAATGAGACAGATGCCAATTCCAGTGCAGAATTCCATTTGGAAGCAGACTTCCAGTATTCCTTGTTTACTGTCATCTACAGCTTTGTTTTTGTGCTGGGTCTGATAGAGAACGTGTTGGCTCTGTacctgctgtcctgcagggtaAAGCACACTTCTCATTCCTATGTGTACATGATTAATCTAGTTCTGGTGGACAccttgtttgtgtgtgtgttgcctTTCAAAATTCATTACCACCTGAATGGGAACAACTGGATCTTTGGGGACATAGCCTGTAGGATATCTGGGACTCTGTACTACATCAACATCTGCCTCAGCATCGCCTTTTTCACCTGCATCTGTGTGGACCGCTACATCGCGGTGTTGCATCCCTTCACCTACATCCAGATCAAGGTCATCCATTATGTGGTGGTGGTCACAGTGCTTTGGGTGATCGCTCTGAGCATCATGGTCCCACTCATCCTCGGAGGTCCCCTCCACAACAGGGGTGTGGGGAACACAGTAGCATGTTTTGAGAACTTTGCCACCAGTAGCTGGACTTCCCGCATGACAACTTACAACATCCTGGCCttggtgtttgggtttgtgATCCCATTTTCCATCATTCTGATCAGCTACCCTCTCATTGCCAAAAGGATATCccgcatcaaaagcagcattcaCAAGAGGAAGGCCCTGAGCACTGTCTACATCATCTTGGTCATTTGTACTTTGTGCTTTCTCCCCTATCACCTGACTCACTTGCTCCACTTCCTGATGAGAATCCAGGTCATCCAGAACAAGGCATTTGCCAGCTTGATCTACAAGATGAGGAAGGTCACCCTGGCCCTGGTGAGCTTCAACTGCTGCCTTAACCCATTCCTGTACTACTTCAACTCCTCCAGCAAGCAGTGGCACTTCAGCTTCAAGCTCAGATCCAGATCTCAAGTGGTGTTCACCATCTGTGACCAGAAACTTGGGGAGTCCTCGTATGTTTATAAACTGCATCAGAGACATGGAGATGGAAAATAG